In the genome of Longimicrobium sp., the window TGACCCGGGAGCCCCCGGAACCTAGTTTGTGGATGATAGTAAGAATCATTCTTGCTAGATACGAAGCGGACACGAACCCGAGACGGCCGGCGCGCGCCGGCGTGCCCAGGAGAACCGATAGATGGCTGAACCGCTGCTCAAGATCACCAACCTTCATGCCGAGATCGCCGAAGACGGCACGGAGATCCTCAAGGGGCTGAACCTGGAGCTGAACGAGGGCGAGATCCATGCGATCATGGGCCCCAACGGCTCCGGAAAGAGCACGCTCAGCAAGGTGATCTCGGGCCACCCGGCCTACGAGGTGACGGACGGCGACATCGTGTTCCAGGGCCAGAGCGTGTTGGACATGCAGCCCGACGAGCGCGCCCGCGCCGGCATCTTCCTGGCCTTCCAGTACCCGGTGGAAATTCCCGGCGTGTCGGTCGCCAACTTCATGCGCACGGCGCTGAACGCCAAGCGCGGCGAAGAGGTAGACATCTTCGACTTCCAGGAAGAGCTGGAAGGCCGCATGGAGATGCTGGAGATGGACCCCGTGTTCGCGCAGCGCTCGGTGAACGACGGCTTCTCGGGTGGCGAAAAGAAGCGCAACGAGATCCTGCAGCTGGCCATGCTTGAGCCCGCTCTGGCCGTGATGGACGAAACGGACTCCGGCCTGGACATCGACGCGCTGAAGATCGTCACCGCCGGGATCAACAAGATCAAGTCGGAGCGCACCGGCATGTCGGTGCTCCTGATCACGCACTACCAGCGCATGCTCAACTACATCACGCCCGACAAGGTGCACGTGATGGTGGACGGGCGCATCATCCGCACGGGCGGCCCCGAACTGGCGCTTGAGCTGGAAGAGCGCGGCTACGACTGGCTGAGAGAAGAAGTACCGAGTGCGTAGTACCAGGGGCCAAGTGGCCGGACTGCAGATCCTGGCACTTGGTACCTGGCACCTGGCACTTTTCAACTGAACTGAGGAGGCAGCAATGCCGTTCAATGAGGACGTAGCCGCACTCGGGCTCGACGATTACAAGTTCGGCTTCAAGGACGACATCGAGTACCTCTTCAAGAGCCGCAAGGGGCTCGACGAGGAGATCGTCCGGATGGTCAGCGCGCAGAAGAACGAGCCGGAGTGGATGCTCAAGAACCGGCTCAAGGCGCTCAAGCACGCCCAGGCCCGGCCCTGGCCGGAGTGGGG includes:
- the sufC gene encoding Fe-S cluster assembly ATPase SufC, producing the protein MAEPLLKITNLHAEIAEDGTEILKGLNLELNEGEIHAIMGPNGSGKSTLSKVISGHPAYEVTDGDIVFQGQSVLDMQPDERARAGIFLAFQYPVEIPGVSVANFMRTALNAKRGEEVDIFDFQEELEGRMEMLEMDPVFAQRSVNDGFSGGEKKRNEILQLAMLEPALAVMDETDSGLDIDALKIVTAGINKIKSERTGMSVLLITHYQRMLNYITPDKVHVMVDGRIIRTGGPELALELEERGYDWLREEVPSA